The following coding sequences are from one Onychomys torridus chromosome 14, mOncTor1.1, whole genome shotgun sequence window:
- the Pgf gene encoding placenta growth factor isoform X1 — protein MKLFTCFLQVLAGLAVHSQGTLSAGNSSTEVEVVPFNEVWGRSYCRPMEKLVEIVDEYPDEVAHMFSPSCVPLNRCTGCCGDESLHCVPLKTANVTMQILKIPAIGDQHSYVEMTFSQDVLCECRPIQEKTKSERRKIKGKRKKEKQKPTD, from the exons ATGAAGCTGTTCACTTGCTTCTTGCAAGTCCTGGCTGGGTTGGCTGTGCATTCCCAG GGGACCCTGTCTGCTGGGAACAGCTCAACAGAAGTGGAAG TGGTGCCTTTCAATGAAGTATGGGGACGCAGCTACTGCCGGCCAATGGAGAAACTGGTGGAAATTGTGGATGAGTACCCTGATGAGGTAGCACACATGTTCAGCCCATCCTGTGTCCCCCTGAATCGCTGTACTGGCTGCTGTGGGGATGAGAGTCTACACTGTGTGCCGCTGAAGACAGCCAACGTCACCATGCAG ATCTTGAAGATCCCCGCCATTGGGGACCAGCATTCCTACGTGGAGATGACATTCTCTCAGGATGTGCTCTGTGAATGCAG GCCTATCCAGGAGAAGACGAAGTCAGAAAG GAGGAAAatcaaagggaagaggaagaaagagaagcagaaacccACAGACTGA
- the Pgf gene encoding placenta growth factor isoform X2, with the protein MRRLRPESQGTLSAGNSSTEVEVVPFNEVWGRSYCRPMEKLVEIVDEYPDEVAHMFSPSCVPLNRCTGCCGDESLHCVPLKTANVTMQILKIPAIGDQHSYVEMTFSQDVLCECRPIQEKTKSERRKIKGKRKKEKQKPTD; encoded by the exons atgaggagactgaggccagaGAGTCAG GGGACCCTGTCTGCTGGGAACAGCTCAACAGAAGTGGAAG TGGTGCCTTTCAATGAAGTATGGGGACGCAGCTACTGCCGGCCAATGGAGAAACTGGTGGAAATTGTGGATGAGTACCCTGATGAGGTAGCACACATGTTCAGCCCATCCTGTGTCCCCCTGAATCGCTGTACTGGCTGCTGTGGGGATGAGAGTCTACACTGTGTGCCGCTGAAGACAGCCAACGTCACCATGCAG ATCTTGAAGATCCCCGCCATTGGGGACCAGCATTCCTACGTGGAGATGACATTCTCTCAGGATGTGCTCTGTGAATGCAG GCCTATCCAGGAGAAGACGAAGTCAGAAAG GAGGAAAatcaaagggaagaggaagaaagagaagcagaaacccACAGACTGA